A single genomic interval of Polaribacter vadi harbors:
- a CDS encoding OmpA family protein — MKKFLLSIAILMMATITFGQDLPENPEPGKCYVRCKTPDIYKNETINVAVSPEYRKIVTFPAEYRTIQEKVLIKESGQEVKIVPAVWGTQEVTYFEKEDGTRLESQKAVFIQGFETVETKAASASWEMSEKMPNCDSDDPDDCRYWCYKPLPAEFKTMPVEKLQSDASVVKIPIPGVRKTYQRKVMVKPPSTTLVKTEAEYQTIEKTVLVRDARTEEVVIPAVFRSVTKEILVQKGGLTSWKAVDCQLIDNTPLPINWDFSSATLNEGAKQIIDARLLPILNDGVAVFIESHTDMRGTKKDNQELSDRRAKAVTDYLISKGINLSQLYAKGFGESRLLNKCSDDVVCSEAEHAINRRTTFRVVNQK, encoded by the coding sequence ATGAAAAAATTTCTATTAAGTATAGCTATTTTAATGATGGCTACTATTACTTTTGGTCAAGATTTACCAGAAAATCCAGAGCCAGGAAAATGTTATGTTCGTTGTAAAACTCCAGATATATATAAAAATGAAACTATAAATGTTGCTGTTTCTCCAGAATACAGAAAAATTGTTACGTTTCCTGCTGAATATAGAACCATTCAAGAAAAAGTTTTAATTAAAGAAAGTGGTCAAGAAGTAAAAATTGTTCCTGCTGTTTGGGGTACTCAAGAAGTTACTTATTTTGAAAAAGAAGATGGTACACGATTAGAATCTCAAAAAGCTGTTTTTATTCAAGGTTTTGAAACTGTTGAAACAAAAGCTGCTTCTGCAAGTTGGGAAATGAGTGAGAAAATGCCAAATTGTGATTCTGATGATCCAGATGATTGTAGATATTGGTGTTACAAGCCATTACCTGCTGAATTTAAAACAATGCCAGTAGAAAAATTACAAAGTGATGCATCTGTGGTAAAAATTCCTATTCCTGGTGTTAGAAAAACGTACCAAAGAAAAGTAATGGTAAAACCACCCAGTACAACTTTGGTAAAAACTGAAGCAGAATACCAAACAATAGAGAAAACTGTTTTAGTAAGAGATGCAAGAACTGAAGAGGTTGTGATACCTGCTGTTTTTAGATCTGTTACCAAAGAAATTTTAGTACAAAAAGGAGGGTTAACTTCTTGGAAAGCTGTAGACTGTCAATTAATTGACAATACACCTTTACCAATTAATTGGGATTTTTCTAGTGCTACTTTAAATGAAGGTGCAAAACAAATTATTGATGCTCGTTTATTACCAATTTTAAATGATGGTGTTGCTGTTTTTATTGAATCTCACACAGATATGAGAGGAACAAAAAAAGACAACCAAGAATTGTCTGACAGAAGAGCAAAAGCTGTTACAGATTACTTAATATCTAAAGGAATTAACTTAAGCCAATTATATGCAAAAGGTTTTGGAGAGTCTAGATTATTAAATAAATGTTCAGATGATGTTGTTTGTTCTGAAGCTGAACATGCTATAAACAGAAGAACTACTTTTAGAGTTGTAAATCAAAAATAA
- a CDS encoding Ppx/GppA phosphatase family protein, whose protein sequence is MEIKKYGAIDIGSNAIRLLIANVIVKEGREPQFKKSSLVRVPIRLGADSFVKGIITEENIKRMLDAMEAFKLLMRVHNVERYKACATSAMREAKNGVEVVDKIFEETGVKIDIIGGKEEAAIISSTDLSELISGDNSYLYVDVGGGSTEFTIFSGGKITISKSFKMGTVRLLNNKKAVNKEIFANVEKWIKKNTKDLKNLSLIGSGGNINKLFKMSGRTEGKPISYIYLNAQYLFLKQMSYQERISELSLNPDRADVIIPAAKIYLSAMKWSGARKIYVPKIGLSDGIIKSLFYNKL, encoded by the coding sequence TTGGAAATAAAAAAATACGGTGCAATCGATATAGGTTCAAACGCAATTAGATTATTAATCGCTAACGTAATTGTTAAGGAAGGAAGAGAACCGCAATTTAAAAAATCTTCTTTAGTACGTGTGCCAATTCGTTTGGGAGCAGATTCTTTTGTAAAAGGGATTATTACTGAAGAAAATATTAAAAGAATGTTAGATGCTATGGAAGCTTTTAAACTTTTAATGAGAGTGCATAATGTAGAACGTTACAAAGCCTGTGCAACTTCTGCAATGAGAGAAGCTAAAAATGGCGTTGAAGTTGTTGATAAAATTTTTGAGGAGACTGGTGTAAAAATTGATATTATTGGTGGCAAAGAAGAAGCTGCCATAATTTCTTCGACAGATTTAAGTGAACTTATAAGTGGAGATAATTCTTACTTATATGTTGATGTTGGTGGAGGAAGTACTGAATTTACAATATTTTCTGGTGGAAAAATTACCATTTCAAAATCTTTTAAAATGGGAACTGTTCGTTTGTTAAACAACAAAAAAGCTGTAAACAAAGAAATTTTTGCCAATGTTGAAAAGTGGATAAAGAAAAACACAAAAGACTTAAAAAACTTATCTTTAATTGGTTCTGGAGGTAACATTAATAAACTCTTTAAAATGTCTGGTAGAACAGAAGGAAAACCAATTTCTTACATTTATTTAAATGCTCAGTATTTATTTTTAAAACAAATGAGCTATCAAGAAAGAATCTCTGAATTAAGCTTAAACCCTGATAGAGCAGATGTTATTATACCTGCTGCAAAAATTTACTTATCTGCCATGAAATGGAGTGGAGCAAGAAAAATATATGTTCCTAAAATTGGTCTTTCAGACGGAATTATAAAAAGTTTATTTTACAACAAGTTATAA
- a CDS encoding thioredoxin family protein: MNKLFGFFMVSLLAYQTSFSQQIDSTEVEVAEIEVVNKIELDWVATYKEALKKSKKENKPVLMYFTGSDWCGPCKILDKDLFHTEKFKALADKDLVLLEVDIPRRTDIISADKMNENLYLQSKYKVRAFPTLMMVNHRGKKIAEKKGYVMTEYYYPFFQSVILKY, from the coding sequence ATGAATAAATTATTTGGGTTTTTTATGGTTAGCCTTTTAGCTTATCAAACCTCATTTTCTCAACAGATAGATTCAACTGAAGTTGAGGTAGCTGAAATTGAAGTTGTTAACAAAATCGAATTGGATTGGGTTGCTACTTATAAAGAAGCTTTAAAAAAATCAAAAAAAGAAAATAAACCTGTTTTAATGTATTTTACAGGTTCAGATTGGTGTGGTCCATGTAAAATTTTAGACAAAGATTTATTTCATACCGAAAAATTTAAAGCATTAGCAGATAAAGATTTGGTGTTATTAGAAGTAGATATTCCTAGAAGAACAGATATAATTTCTGCGGATAAAATGAATGAAAATTTATATTTGCAAAGCAAATACAAAGTAAGAGCGTTCCCTACTTTAATGATGGTAAATCATAGAGGAAAAAAAATAGCAGAAAAAAAAGGCTATGTAATGACGGAATATTATTATCCTTTTTTCCAATCAGTTATCTTAAAATATTAA
- the lpxK gene encoding tetraacyldisaccharide 4'-kinase yields MKFLRFLLFPFAIIYDVVTTTRNLFFDVGIFKQTSFKIPVLVVGNLSVGGTGKTPQIEYLIRLLNKQFKVAVLSRGYKRKTTGFVLLNDAHIALDVGDEPLQYFKKFKNIDVAVDANRVEGIQQLIKSKSPELILLDDAYQHRKVKGSFYILLTKFDDLFTDDFLLPTGNLRESRSGAKRANVIVVTKCPADLNQQQQETIKRKLEKYQKEVFFTTISYGAILSSKNIISIDELKDYKILLVTGIANPNPLLGFLNNKKIDFKHLKFADHHNFSSTEIENIQLEFDALTSTKKIILTTEKDFVRLEKSIENLFYIPIETSFLDNQQDGFDKLIMNHIQQNRC; encoded by the coding sequence ATGAAATTTTTACGATTCTTATTATTTCCGTTTGCAATTATTTATGATGTTGTAACAACAACCAGAAATTTATTTTTTGATGTTGGCATTTTTAAGCAAACCTCTTTTAAAATTCCAGTACTTGTGGTTGGTAATTTAAGTGTTGGAGGAACTGGAAAAACGCCTCAAATCGAATATTTGATAAGATTGCTCAATAAGCAATTTAAAGTGGCAGTTTTAAGCAGAGGTTACAAACGTAAAACAACTGGTTTTGTGCTGTTAAATGATGCTCATATTGCTTTAGATGTTGGTGATGAACCTTTGCAATACTTCAAAAAATTTAAAAATATAGATGTTGCAGTTGATGCAAATAGGGTAGAAGGCATTCAACAATTGATAAAAAGTAAGTCGCCAGAACTTATTTTGTTAGATGATGCCTATCAACATAGAAAAGTAAAAGGCAGTTTTTACATTTTACTCACCAAATTCGATGATTTATTTACAGATGATTTTTTGTTGCCAACAGGAAATTTAAGAGAGAGTAGAAGTGGAGCAAAAAGAGCAAATGTAATTGTAGTAACAAAATGTCCTGCAGATTTAAATCAGCAACAACAAGAAACGATTAAAAGGAAATTAGAGAAATATCAAAAAGAAGTATTTTTTACGACAATTTCTTATGGAGCAATTTTATCATCAAAAAATATTATTTCTATTGATGAGTTAAAAGATTATAAAATTTTATTAGTTACAGGAATCGCAAATCCAAATCCTCTTTTAGGTTTTTTAAATAATAAAAAAATAGATTTTAAACATTTAAAGTTTGCAGATCATCATAATTTTTCATCAACAGAAATAGAAAACATACAACTAGAGTTTGATGCTCTTACATCAACAAAAAAAATAATTTTAACCACAGAAAAAGATTTTGTTCGCTTAGAAAAAAGTATTGAAAACCTTTTTTATATTCCTATAGAAACCAGTTTTTTAGACAATCAACAAGATGGTTTTGATAAATTAATTATGAATCATATACAACAAAACCGATGTTAA
- a CDS encoding Nif3-like dinuclear metal center hexameric protein codes for MIIQNITNYIEELAPLHYAEDFDNVGLLIGNYQTEVTGVLVTLDTLEETVDEAIAKNCNLIVSFHPIIFGGLKKINGNNYVERVVLKAIQNNIAIYATHTALDNSKNGVSAKMCEVLGLMNTKILIPKKGIIKKLTTYVPIDKASTLKEKLFEAGAGSLGNYDLCSFDVHGTSSFRGNEDSNPTFGKKGELTKREETKISVVFESKNESAILKALKGNHAYEEVAYEIVTTENVYQNIGMGMIGEFKTEMDEKDFLAYLKKTMKTDCVRHSALINKKIKKVAVLGGSGSFAISNAKKAGADAYISADFKYHEFFKAENSILLADIGHYESEQFTKNLLVDYLTKKFSNFAVILSEKSTNPIYYI; via the coding sequence ATGATCATTCAAAACATTACAAATTACATTGAGGAATTAGCGCCTTTACACTATGCTGAAGATTTTGACAATGTTGGCTTGTTAATTGGCAATTATCAAACAGAAGTTACTGGGGTTTTAGTAACTTTAGATACTTTAGAGGAAACTGTAGATGAAGCTATTGCTAAAAATTGCAACTTAATTGTAAGTTTTCATCCTATTATTTTTGGTGGATTAAAAAAAATCAACGGAAATAATTATGTAGAGAGAGTGGTTTTAAAAGCGATACAAAATAACATTGCTATTTATGCAACACACACTGCTTTAGATAATTCTAAAAACGGAGTTTCTGCAAAAATGTGTGAAGTTTTAGGGTTGATGAACACTAAAATATTAATCCCTAAAAAAGGAATTATAAAAAAACTTACAACCTATGTTCCTATTGATAAAGCTTCAACATTAAAAGAAAAGTTATTTGAAGCTGGAGCAGGAAGTCTAGGAAATTACGATTTGTGTTCTTTTGATGTTCATGGTACTTCTTCTTTTCGAGGAAATGAAGATTCAAATCCTACTTTTGGCAAGAAAGGCGAACTTACAAAAAGAGAAGAAACCAAAATTTCTGTAGTTTTTGAGAGCAAAAATGAAAGTGCCATTTTAAAAGCTTTAAAAGGAAATCACGCATATGAAGAAGTTGCCTACGAAATTGTAACTACAGAAAATGTATATCAAAATATTGGTATGGGAATGATTGGTGAGTTTAAAACTGAAATGGACGAAAAAGATTTTTTAGCATATCTCAAAAAAACAATGAAAACCGATTGTGTTCGACATTCTGCACTCATCAATAAAAAGATAAAAAAAGTGGCAGTTTTGGGTGGATCTGGAAGTTTTGCCATTTCTAACGCAAAAAAAGCTGGTGCAGATGCGTATATTTCTGCAGATTTTAAATATCATGAGTTTTTTAAAGCCGAAAACAGTATACTTTTGGCAGATATTGGACATTATGAGAGCGAACAGTTTACAAAAAACCTTTTGGTTGATTATCTTACAAAAAAATTTAGTAATTTTGCAGTCATTTTATCAGAAAAAAGTACAAATCCTATATATTACATATAA
- a CDS encoding SixA phosphatase family protein: MKTLYIVRHAKSSWKYSGIEDIDRPLKKRGIKDAHLMSKFLSKEIARPDVFISSSANRALHTGIIFCENLEYPLANLQINRQLYSFSDGYLVKTVYALDDAFNSAIIFSHDHGINTFVNKFGNTPIAHVSTCGIIGIKFQEKHWKNIKKGKTFMVEFPKNHK; encoded by the coding sequence ATGAAAACACTTTACATAGTTCGTCATGCAAAATCTTCTTGGAAATATTCTGGGATTGAGGATATTGACAGACCTTTAAAAAAACGTGGTATTAAAGACGCACATTTAATGTCTAAATTTTTATCGAAGGAAATAGCAAGGCCTGACGTTTTTATTTCTAGTAGTGCAAATAGAGCTTTGCATACAGGAATTATTTTCTGCGAAAACTTAGAATACCCTCTAGCTAATCTTCAAATTAACAGACAATTGTATAGTTTTAGCGATGGTTATTTAGTAAAAACTGTGTATGCTTTAGATGATGCTTTTAACTCTGCCATTATTTTTAGTCACGATCATGGTATTAATACCTTTGTAAATAAGTTTGGAAACACTCCAATTGCGCATGTTTCTACTTGCGGAATTATTGGTATTAAATTTCAAGAAAAACACTGGAAAAATATAAAAAAGGGAAAAACTTTTATGGTAGAATTTCCTAAAAATCATAAATAA
- the pdxH gene encoding pyridoxamine 5'-phosphate oxidase, with amino-acid sequence MAKDLSNYRKSYEKEELLESNCPENPMELFQKWFINADNSEVVEETNAMTVATIGKDGFPKSRVVLLKKYTWEGFIFYTNYNSEKGKAIEDNNHICISFFWPALEQQIIIKGVAEKLAENLSDGYFESRPDGSKLGAWASEQSKVVSSREELDENLKTFEQKFDGKEIPRPKHWGGFLVKPVSLEFWQGRPNRMHDRIKYSLQEDFSWKLERLAP; translated from the coding sequence ATGGCAAAAGACCTAAGTAATTATAGAAAATCTTACGAAAAAGAAGAACTTTTAGAAAGTAACTGTCCAGAAAACCCAATGGAATTGTTCCAAAAATGGTTTATAAATGCAGATAATTCTGAAGTTGTTGAAGAAACAAATGCCATGACAGTTGCTACAATAGGTAAAGATGGTTTTCCTAAAAGTAGAGTTGTTTTACTAAAAAAATATACTTGGGAAGGTTTCATTTTTTATACAAACTATAACTCAGAAAAAGGAAAGGCAATTGAAGATAATAATCATATTTGTATTTCATTTTTTTGGCCAGCTTTAGAACAACAAATCATTATAAAAGGAGTTGCAGAAAAACTAGCCGAAAATTTATCTGATGGTTATTTTGAATCAAGACCAGATGGAAGTAAACTAGGTGCTTGGGCTTCTGAACAAAGTAAAGTAGTTTCATCTCGTGAAGAGTTAGATGAAAATTTAAAAACTTTTGAGCAAAAATTTGATGGCAAAGAAATACCTAGACCCAAACATTGGGGTGGTTTTTTAGTAAAACCCGTTTCTTTAGAGTTTTGGCAAGGAAGACCAAACAGAATGCATGACAGAATAAAATATTCGCTACAAGAAGATTTTTCTTGGAAATTAGAAAGATTAGCACCTTAA
- a CDS encoding zinc ribbon domain-containing protein — protein sequence MAKKKEISVEAKLRALYDLQLIDSRIDEIRNVRGELPLEVEDLEDEVAGLNTRVANLNKDVTSLETDINNKKLAIDESNSLMKKYDEQQQKVRNNREFDSLSKEIEYQDLEIQLAEKRINEYKAKIAQKNEVIDATKEKLAKQEAHLGHKKAELDAILKETEKEEALLIKKSKEFGESLDEHLYTAYNRIRTKVKNGLAVVAIERGASGGSYFTIPPQVQLEIANRKKITIDEHSGRILVDAALAEEEKEKMDKMFS from the coding sequence ATGGCAAAGAAGAAAGAAATTTCGGTTGAAGCAAAATTAAGAGCATTGTATGATTTACAATTAATAGACTCTAGAATTGACGAAATTAGAAACGTTAGAGGTGAACTACCTTTAGAAGTGGAAGATTTAGAGGATGAAGTTGCTGGATTAAATACAAGAGTTGCAAACTTAAATAAAGATGTTACTAGTTTAGAAACAGATATTAATAACAAAAAGTTAGCAATAGATGAATCTAATTCGTTAATGAAAAAATACGATGAGCAACAACAAAAGGTTAGAAATAACAGAGAGTTTGATTCTTTATCGAAAGAAATTGAATACCAAGATTTGGAAATTCAATTAGCTGAAAAAAGAATTAACGAGTATAAAGCTAAAATTGCTCAAAAGAATGAAGTAATTGATGCTACTAAAGAAAAATTAGCAAAACAAGAAGCTCATTTAGGTCATAAAAAAGCTGAATTAGATGCTATTTTAAAAGAAACTGAAAAAGAGGAAGCACTTTTGATAAAAAAATCGAAAGAATTTGGTGAATCTTTAGATGAGCATTTATATACTGCTTATAATAGAATTAGAACCAAAGTTAAAAACGGTTTAGCAGTTGTTGCCATAGAACGTGGAGCTTCTGGAGGTTCTTATTTTACAATTCCACCACAAGTACAGTTAGAAATAGCGAACAGAAAGAAAATTACTATAGACGAACATAGTGGACGTATTTTAGTAGATGCTGCTTTAGCTGAAGAAGAAAAAGAAAAAATGGATAAGATGTTTTCTTAA